One Heteronotia binoei isolate CCM8104 ecotype False Entrance Well chromosome 10, APGP_CSIRO_Hbin_v1, whole genome shotgun sequence genomic region harbors:
- the LRRC3B gene encoding leucine-rich repeat-containing protein 3B, translating into MHLVDLWLTRSLSMCLLLQSFVLMILCFHSASMCPKGCLCSHSGGLNVSCSNANLKEIPRDLPPETVLLYLDSNQITSIPNEIFKDLHQLKVLNLSKNIIEFIDEHSFKGVAETLQMLDLSDNRIKSVHKNAFNNLKAQPRISNNPWHCDCTLQQVLRSMASNHDTANSVICKTSDLDEHAGRPFLNAADADLCNLPKKTTDYAMLVTMFGWFTMVISYVVYYVRQNQEDARRHLEYLKSLPSRQKKPEEADDISTVV; encoded by the coding sequence ATGCATTTGGTAGACCTGTGGTTAACTCGTTCCCTCTCCATGTGTCTGCTCCTACAAAGCTTTGTCCTCATGATACTGTGCTTTCATTCTGCCAGTATGTGTCCCAAAGGTTGCCTTTGTTCCCATTCTGGAGGTTTAAATGTCAGTTGCAGCAATGCAAATCTCAAGGAAATACCCAGAGATCTTCCTCCCGAAACTGTTTTACTTTATTTAGACTCCAATCAGATAACATCCATCCCAAATGAAATTTTCAAGGACCTGCATCAACTGAAAGTCCTAAACTTGTCAAAAAACATTATTGAATTCATAGACGAACACTCGTTCAAAGGAGTGGCAGAAACCTTGCAGATGCTGGACTTGTCAGACAACCGGATCAAAAGTGTGCACAAGAACGCTTTTAACAACTTAAAAGCTCAACCCAGAATCTCAAACAATCCTTGGCACTGTGACTGCACTTTGCAGCAGGTCCTGAGGAGCATGGCCTCCAACCACGACACAGCCAATAGTGTCATCTGTAAGACTTCAGACTTGGACGAACATGCTGGAAGGCCATTCCTTAATGCTGCTGATGCTGACCTCTGTAACCTTCCTAAAAAAACTACTGATTATGCCATGCTGGTCACCATGTTTGGCTGGTTCACCATGGTGATATCCTACGTCGTTTATTATGTGCGGCAAAATCAAGAAGATGCACGCAGGCACCTTGAGTACTTGAAATCCCTGCCAAGCAGGCAAAAGAAACCCGAGGAAGCAGATGATATTAGCACTGTGGTATAA